A window of the Euwallacea similis isolate ESF13 chromosome 20, ESF131.1, whole genome shotgun sequence genome harbors these coding sequences:
- the LOC136415407 gene encoding angiopoietin-2 isoform X2 encodes MRWIRGWMVPLLALASVASVIGVSSRLPRTSAAQLAASASAQNKTVQQLRSTTGNKTTIKGFRSREQHLFDVFEAIISTLDSKLQRIENLDKAVEHLMRRVEGLDSRVNDNIDKTDSVIAKLRNLDLKLFQTPANPLKSTGGEKSVFDDVATLGKKLVSLDQKVGDIDSKLSVLKSQLDNNYLQNEDINVEASEKRSVSMNVLEITKALNTEVLNHVTKELGQLRELTSSMDKKNQFHINYVSDNLGKVLGLMVDVHNAIVDDPRQYHRNGSVTTTTTSRPTTTKSSKFDNLVQQMKPMISVSEKMDEVWTVVVGTKSSVDDLLPKQDELLTQTQRQERAIGEIHNDLNSKTNKIIANLDKVEMRLKKQEDDVATLAQRPVPADILLSEPSLDIPDYDSTRFEEDFTETTPPYTTMPPSAENSSSSGFQISSYGNVSNSGNVSSTTEKRADKRKGGVIFPSVKNKPLLNNSTFVTSDVISNVRDIRGYSCADLYTTGMRNSGVYHLQIRGTTFWFLKVYCEQEIADGGWTVIQRRNDFGIPRENFNRDWNDYKNGFGDPAKEFWLGNENIYMLTNNEEYSLRVELEDFEGNKRYAQYSHFKIYSEAEYYKLEIDGYEGNAGDSLNDPWYGSNNSPFSTYNRDNDRSSLNCASMLKGGWWWKSCGRGLNGLYLNDPQDLTARQGIVWFRWRGWDYTLKKSVMMIKPKIYMNAGT; translated from the exons ATGAGGTGGATCCGAGGGTGGATGGTCCCCTTACTGGCACTCGCGAGTGTCGCGAGTGTGATCGGAGTGTCTTCCCGCTTGCCTCGTACTAGTGCCGCGCAACTAGCCGCTAGTGCGAGTGCCCAGAACAAAACTGTTCAACAATTGAGGAGTACCACGGGTAATAAAACTACCATTAAGGGATTTAGAAGTCG GGAACAACATCTCTTCGATGTATTCGAGGCCATCATATCCACCCTAGACTCCAAACTGCAGCGAATCGAAAACTTGGACAAAGCAGTTGAGCACCTCATGAGACGTGTCGAGGGCTTAGACTCACGAGTAAATGACAACATCGATAAAACCGACTCAGTGATCGCGAAGCTCAGAAACTTGGATCTGAAGCTGTTCCAGACGCCTGCTAATCCTTTAAAAAGCACTGGGGGAGAAAAGTCCGTTTTTGACGATGTGGCAACTTTGGGAAAGAAGTTGGTGTCCTTAGATCAAAAAGTGGGGGATATTGACTCAAAATTGAGTGTCCTCAAAAGCCAGCTCGATAATAACTATCTTCAGAATGAAGACATTAACGTGGAGGCCAGTGAGAAAAGATCTGTTAGCATGAACGTGCTGGAGATCACTAAGGCTTTGAATACTGAGGTGCTGAATCATGTGACGAAAGAACTGGGTCAGCTACGAGAGCTGACTAGCTCAATGGATAAGAAAAATCAGTTTCATATAAACTATGTGTCGGATAATTTGGGGAAAGTGTTGGGGCTAATGGTAGATGTGCATAACGCCATAGTAGATGATCCTAGGCAGTATCACAGAAATGGATCGGTGACCACAACTACGACTTCTAGACCTACCACCACCAAATCCAGCAAATTCGATAATTTGGTGCAGCAAATGAAGCCGATGATATCAGTTTCTGAGAAGATGGACGAGGTCTGGACTGTGGTAGTAGGAACTAAGAGCTCAGTGGATGATTTGCTTCCCAAACAAGACGAACTATTGACTCAGACTCAAAGACAAGAGCGTGCCATAGGAGAGATTCATAACGACCTCAATTCCAAGACCAACAAAATCATTGCCAACTTAGACAAGGTGGAGATGAGGCTGAAGAAGCAAGAAGATGACGTTGCCACTCTAGCTCAGAGACCTGTTCCCGCTGATATCCTCCTCTCTGAGCCCAGTTTGGACATTCCCG ATTACGATTCCACGAGGTTTGAGGAGGACTTCACCGAGACTACTCCTCCCTATACCACAATGCCACCATCGGCGGAGAATTCTTCTTCTTCGGGATTCCAAATTAGCAGCTACGGCAACGTCTCTAATAGCGGCAATGTGAGCTCCACCACGGAGAAAAGGGCGGATAAAAGGAAGGGAGGGGTGATTTTTCCCAGTGTGAAAAACAAGCCGTTGCTGAACAATTCCACGTTTGTGACGTCGGATGTGATATCTAATGTTAGAGATATTAGG ggCTACTCCTGCGCTGACCTATACACCACAGGAATGCGAAATTCTGGCGTGTACCATCTGCAGATCCGAGGTACCACTTTCTGGTTCCTGAAAGTGTACTGCGAGCAGGAAATCGCAGACGGAGGCTGGACG GTTATACAAAGAAGGAATGACTTTGGAATTCCCAGGGAGAACTTCAATCGCGACTGGAACGATTACAAGAACGGATTTGGGGACCCGGCCAAGGAATTCTGGCTAGGGAACGAGAATATCTACATGCTGACTAACAATGAGGAATATTCCCTCAGGGTTGAACTGGAGGATTTTGAAGGGAATAAAAG ATACGCCCAATACTCacacttcaaaatttattccGAAGCCGAATACTATAAACTGGAAATCGACGGCTATGAAGGAAATGCTGGGGATTCCTTGAATGACCCTTGGTATGGCAGTAATAACAGCCCGTTTTCTACATATAATAG AGATAATGACAGATCCAGCCTCAATTGCGCCTCAATGCTGAAAGGGGGATGGTGGTGGAAGTCTTGCGGACGAGGCCTTAATGGCCTTTATTTAAATGATCCTCAAGATTTAACCGCTAGACAAG GGATCGTTTGGTTCCGTTGGAGAGGCTGGGACTACACTCTGAAGAAGTCAGTTATGATGATAAAGCCGAAAATTTACATGAACGCCGGAACttaa
- the LOC136415407 gene encoding angiopoietin-2 isoform X1: MRWIRGWMVPLLALASVASVIGVSSRLPRTSAAQLAASASAQNKTVQQLRSTTGNKTTIKGFRSRGIAKSLPGDQQASESREQHLFDVFEAIISTLDSKLQRIENLDKAVEHLMRRVEGLDSRVNDNIDKTDSVIAKLRNLDLKLFQTPANPLKSTGGEKSVFDDVATLGKKLVSLDQKVGDIDSKLSVLKSQLDNNYLQNEDINVEASEKRSVSMNVLEITKALNTEVLNHVTKELGQLRELTSSMDKKNQFHINYVSDNLGKVLGLMVDVHNAIVDDPRQYHRNGSVTTTTTSRPTTTKSSKFDNLVQQMKPMISVSEKMDEVWTVVVGTKSSVDDLLPKQDELLTQTQRQERAIGEIHNDLNSKTNKIIANLDKVEMRLKKQEDDVATLAQRPVPADILLSEPSLDIPDYDSTRFEEDFTETTPPYTTMPPSAENSSSSGFQISSYGNVSNSGNVSSTTEKRADKRKGGVIFPSVKNKPLLNNSTFVTSDVISNVRDIRGYSCADLYTTGMRNSGVYHLQIRGTTFWFLKVYCEQEIADGGWTVIQRRNDFGIPRENFNRDWNDYKNGFGDPAKEFWLGNENIYMLTNNEEYSLRVELEDFEGNKRYAQYSHFKIYSEAEYYKLEIDGYEGNAGDSLNDPWYGSNNSPFSTYNRDNDRSSLNCASMLKGGWWWKSCGRGLNGLYLNDPQDLTARQGIVWFRWRGWDYTLKKSVMMIKPKIYMNAGT, translated from the exons ATGAGGTGGATCCGAGGGTGGATGGTCCCCTTACTGGCACTCGCGAGTGTCGCGAGTGTGATCGGAGTGTCTTCCCGCTTGCCTCGTACTAGTGCCGCGCAACTAGCCGCTAGTGCGAGTGCCCAGAACAAAACTGTTCAACAATTGAGGAGTACCACGGGTAATAAAACTACCATTAAGGGATTTAGAAGTCG GGGAATTGCTAAGTCTTTACCCGGGGATCAGCAGGCTAGCGAAAGTAG GGAACAACATCTCTTCGATGTATTCGAGGCCATCATATCCACCCTAGACTCCAAACTGCAGCGAATCGAAAACTTGGACAAAGCAGTTGAGCACCTCATGAGACGTGTCGAGGGCTTAGACTCACGAGTAAATGACAACATCGATAAAACCGACTCAGTGATCGCGAAGCTCAGAAACTTGGATCTGAAGCTGTTCCAGACGCCTGCTAATCCTTTAAAAAGCACTGGGGGAGAAAAGTCCGTTTTTGACGATGTGGCAACTTTGGGAAAGAAGTTGGTGTCCTTAGATCAAAAAGTGGGGGATATTGACTCAAAATTGAGTGTCCTCAAAAGCCAGCTCGATAATAACTATCTTCAGAATGAAGACATTAACGTGGAGGCCAGTGAGAAAAGATCTGTTAGCATGAACGTGCTGGAGATCACTAAGGCTTTGAATACTGAGGTGCTGAATCATGTGACGAAAGAACTGGGTCAGCTACGAGAGCTGACTAGCTCAATGGATAAGAAAAATCAGTTTCATATAAACTATGTGTCGGATAATTTGGGGAAAGTGTTGGGGCTAATGGTAGATGTGCATAACGCCATAGTAGATGATCCTAGGCAGTATCACAGAAATGGATCGGTGACCACAACTACGACTTCTAGACCTACCACCACCAAATCCAGCAAATTCGATAATTTGGTGCAGCAAATGAAGCCGATGATATCAGTTTCTGAGAAGATGGACGAGGTCTGGACTGTGGTAGTAGGAACTAAGAGCTCAGTGGATGATTTGCTTCCCAAACAAGACGAACTATTGACTCAGACTCAAAGACAAGAGCGTGCCATAGGAGAGATTCATAACGACCTCAATTCCAAGACCAACAAAATCATTGCCAACTTAGACAAGGTGGAGATGAGGCTGAAGAAGCAAGAAGATGACGTTGCCACTCTAGCTCAGAGACCTGTTCCCGCTGATATCCTCCTCTCTGAGCCCAGTTTGGACATTCCCG ATTACGATTCCACGAGGTTTGAGGAGGACTTCACCGAGACTACTCCTCCCTATACCACAATGCCACCATCGGCGGAGAATTCTTCTTCTTCGGGATTCCAAATTAGCAGCTACGGCAACGTCTCTAATAGCGGCAATGTGAGCTCCACCACGGAGAAAAGGGCGGATAAAAGGAAGGGAGGGGTGATTTTTCCCAGTGTGAAAAACAAGCCGTTGCTGAACAATTCCACGTTTGTGACGTCGGATGTGATATCTAATGTTAGAGATATTAGG ggCTACTCCTGCGCTGACCTATACACCACAGGAATGCGAAATTCTGGCGTGTACCATCTGCAGATCCGAGGTACCACTTTCTGGTTCCTGAAAGTGTACTGCGAGCAGGAAATCGCAGACGGAGGCTGGACG GTTATACAAAGAAGGAATGACTTTGGAATTCCCAGGGAGAACTTCAATCGCGACTGGAACGATTACAAGAACGGATTTGGGGACCCGGCCAAGGAATTCTGGCTAGGGAACGAGAATATCTACATGCTGACTAACAATGAGGAATATTCCCTCAGGGTTGAACTGGAGGATTTTGAAGGGAATAAAAG ATACGCCCAATACTCacacttcaaaatttattccGAAGCCGAATACTATAAACTGGAAATCGACGGCTATGAAGGAAATGCTGGGGATTCCTTGAATGACCCTTGGTATGGCAGTAATAACAGCCCGTTTTCTACATATAATAG AGATAATGACAGATCCAGCCTCAATTGCGCCTCAATGCTGAAAGGGGGATGGTGGTGGAAGTCTTGCGGACGAGGCCTTAATGGCCTTTATTTAAATGATCCTCAAGATTTAACCGCTAGACAAG GGATCGTTTGGTTCCGTTGGAGAGGCTGGGACTACACTCTGAAGAAGTCAGTTATGATGATAAAGCCGAAAATTTACATGAACGCCGGAACttaa